A region of the Pseudarthrobacter oxydans genome:
CGGGGTTTCCACCAGGCGTCCCGGACGGCAGGTCTGTTCCGTGCCTGCGGGCTGGTGCCATGGTCACCGGGACACCCCCGTTCCGCGGCGGACGTCGGCGGTCGGGGCGGGTATGGCAAGGTCCTGGTCGAACTGGCTCCAGGCCGCCGCTACGGGAACCGAGGGGGCAACGGCCACTGCCCGCCAGCCTCCCTGGCGGAGCACCTCCAGGACATCCGCGTACTCTGCGGGCCTTTCGGCAGCGATGATGGCAAAGGCATTGGTGGCGTAGCCTGCCGCCGGGGCAAGCGCAAGGGCCTCCATGCGGCTAATGGTTCCGAGCACCGCGATCACCGGACCCCGCATGCGGTGTGCGGACAGCTTGTCCATGAGGAGGTCGTCGAAAGCCTCCGGCCCCGGGTCATGGGACGTGCGGTCGCGAGTGGCCGCCCGGGCCGCCCACTCGTGAAGGACATTGTCGCGGCGGGCGTGGTGGGATCCGGTCAGCTGGATGGCCGCAAGGCTTTCTCCGATGGACTGGAGCCCGGCACCGCCGCTGTACTCCTCAACATCAGGTTCGGGAGCGGACGGCGAGTGCAGGAAGGCAGGCCCGCCGCCGGTGTCCAGCAGGCGCAGGGCGTAGTTTCGCTCCGCCAGGTGCGCGCTGATCGACATGACCGCCACAACGCTCCACTCGAAGGCCGCGCTGCTGGCCATGGAGGGCCCGTCCTGGCCAGCCTGCCCGGCCGGACCTGCGGAGCCCCCGGAAAACGCGCTGTACCGGTGGTCCATGACGATTGTTGCCTCGGGGGTGGTGACCGACTCCTCCTGACGCACCATGAGGTCGCCGTGGCGTGCAGTGGCGGCCCAATGCACCCGCCGCATGGGATCCCCGTGCCGGTACTCGCGGGTCATGACGTCGTCGTCGCTGGGATTGGCCCGGATCCTGGTGGCCGTGATGCCGTCGTTGCCCCGGGCGCCGGCCAGCCCGGTCAGGGGAAGCACGACGGCGGCAGGCGTCACGGTGAGGATGTCGCCGTCGTCAATCGCCTGGCGGTGCAGCGAAAGGCCGAACGGGTCCGTGAACTCAGCCGTCACCGGGCCAATGAGGAACTGCCCGCGCCGGGCTGAGCGCAGGTGGTACTCGTACCGGCTGGTGCCCCCTGTGGCGGAGCGGGAAGGGAAACGGAATGCCGGCGACTCGCCCAGGCGGGCAGGCAACCGCTCCTCCATGGTGGCCCGGCCGCTGCCGGTTCCCGTCCTGGCCACCGCGAGCCGGACGGTCGTGGGCGCGGAGGTTTCCACGGGGGAGGGGTTGAACTCCCGGTACACCTGGAACCTGGGTTTCACCAGCCGGATCCCGGCAAGGGAAACCAAAGGAAGGACTATGAGCAGCACGCTCAACGTCAACAAGTCCCTGCGGCCCATGATGTACGCAGCTCCGAGGGCGATGCCCCCGGCGGTGATCATGCCCCAGCCGCGGGTGGTGAAGAGGTGCCGGGGCACTTTGTCCAGCAGTGCCATGGGTAGCCGCCTAGCGGTTCCTGCCCAGGCCGGTGACCGGGGCAGCCGTCCTGCCGGCAGGGGCAGGGGCCCTTGTGCCGGCTCCAGCGGTCCCGGACGTGACGGGCAAGCGCGACAGGATGCCCCGCAGGACACTGTGGGGGGTCTCCCCGGCACCAGCGGCCTTCCGGTCCAGGATGATCCTGTGTGCCAGCACGGCTTCGGCGAGGTGGACGACGTCGTCCGGCAGCACGAAGTCGCGCCCGTCCAGGGCCGCGGTGGCTTTCGCCGCGCGCAGCAGCTGCAGCATGGACCGGGGGCTGGCACCCAGCCGGAGCAGCGGGCTTTCCCTGGTGGCCCTGCCCACGGACACTGTGTACTCCTTGACAGCCTGGGACACGTAAACCTGCTGGACGGTGGTGATCATGGCCGCCACCTCAGCTGCAGTGACGACAGCGGAAACCTTGGCCAGGGGCGAGGTTGCCTGATGCGTTTCGAGCATCTCGATCTCGGCGTCCTTGTCCGGGTATCCCATGGAGATCCTGGCCATGAAACGGTCCCGTTGCGCCTCGGGCAGCGGGTAGGTCCCCTCC
Encoded here:
- a CDS encoding DUF58 domain-containing protein, coding for MALLDKVPRHLFTTRGWGMITAGGIALGAAYIMGRRDLLTLSVLLIVLPLVSLAGIRLVKPRFQVYREFNPSPVETSAPTTVRLAVARTGTGSGRATMEERLPARLGESPAFRFPSRSATGGTSRYEYHLRSARRGQFLIGPVTAEFTDPFGLSLHRQAIDDGDILTVTPAAVVLPLTGLAGARGNDGITATRIRANPSDDDVMTREYRHGDPMRRVHWAATARHGDLMVRQEESVTTPEATIVMDHRYSAFSGGSAGPAGQAGQDGPSMASSAAFEWSVVAVMSISAHLAERNYALRLLDTGGGPAFLHSPSAPEPDVEEYSGGAGLQSIGESLAAIQLTGSHHARRDNVLHEWAARAATRDRTSHDPGPEAFDDLLMDKLSAHRMRGPVIAVLGTISRMEALALAPAAGYATNAFAIIAAERPAEYADVLEVLRQGGWRAVAVAPSVPVAAAWSQFDQDLAIPAPTADVRRGTGVSR